Proteins encoded within one genomic window of Phaeodactylum tricornutum CCAP 1055/1 chromosome 27, whole genome shotgun sequence:
- a CDS encoding predicted protein codes for MVVVYTPLSIWVQCASLAFTLGGMHGDLLAIRFFLFLAYVFLFLNACLGSPLWGAPTNSGGVAVDSLLWAVLNMYVHGSSLVRLVLDERPVHLTEEEDALWRMFYRTGGLSKRLFHAILVPHLEVIEAQAGDELLTEDFFYIQYHGRAHLQVLDGERLVADRYTRSGEMFDFKCLGMFPANTMIAKHVVKCRCENRTKLFRFSRANMERIAHHNFVKGIWQSLLINNISFVLERQRVDDRDCILPEGACDAIFAPLQPWEEPNSILAGSNKSLSRPTAHLLFSIHKSFSPPWPFGGHPTGMRQVQLPPPVPPPSGDPQAYPPLHNISSRGWHDEDEDDIGTTGHRMRTWLWSIPRRVMSRRNSAESSSSTPALGELEPDTVEDDFEGKVATELLVEATEDWQVAIHDRPEAAARASRENEKTANV; via the exons ATGGTGGTCGTTTACACGCCGCTATCTATCTGGGTCCAGTGTGCCAGTTTGGCCTTTACCCTGGGCGGTATGCACGGTGATTTATTGGCCATTCGGTTTTTCCTCTTTCTCGCGTACGTCTTTTTGTTCCTCAACGCCTGCTTGGGATCTCCCCTGTGGGGTGCACCCACCAATTCGGGAGGAGTAGCCGTGGACAGCCTACTCTGGGCAGTTTTGAATATGTACGTGCACGGCTCATCGCTCGTCCGACTCGTTCTGGACGAGCGACCCGTGCACTTgaccgaagaggaagacgcACTCTGGCGTATGTTCTATCGCACCGGTGGACTCTCCAAACGACTCTTTCACGCAATCCTCGTCCCGCATTTGGAAGTCATTGAGGCACAAGCCGGCGACGAACTCCTCACGGAAGATTTCTTTTACATTCAGTACCACGGAAGGGCGCATTTGCAAGTACTGGACGGCGAGCGCCTGGTTGCGGATCGCTATACAAGGTCGGGAGAAATGTTTGATTTCAAGTGTCTAGGCA TGTTCCCCGCCAACACCATGATAGCCAAACACGTGGTCAAATGCCGGTGCGAGAACCGCACGAAACTCTTTCGATTTAGCCGCGCCAATATGGAACGGATTGCACACCACAATTTTGTCAAGGGCATTTGGCAATCACTCCTCATCAACAATATATCGTTCGTGCTCGAACGCCAGCGCGTGGACGACCGGGATTGCATCCTCCCCGAAGGAGCCTGCGACGCCATCTTTGCACCCCTCCAGCCCTGGGAAGAACCGAATTCCATTCTGGCTGGATCCAATAAATCCTTATCCCGCCCCACGGCGCATTTGTTGTTTTCCATTCACAAGTCGTTCAGTCCCCCGTGGCCCTTTGGGGGACACCCAACGGGGATGCGGCAAGTGCAGCTGCCACCACCCGTGCCGCCCCCGTCGGGCGATCCGCAAGCCTATCCACCGTTACACAATATCTCGTCGCGTGGCTGGCATGACGAGGATGAGGACGACATCGGCACGACCGGCCACCGCATGCGCACCTGGTTATGGTCAATTCCTCGGCGAGTCATGTCCCGACGCAATTCGGcggaatcttcgtcgtctacCCCTGCCCTGGGCGAACTAGAGCCCGACACCGTTGAAGACGATTTCGAAGGAAAAGTTGCCACCGAACTGTTAGTGGAGGCGACCGAAGATTGGCAGGTAGCAATTCACGATCGGCCGGAAGCAGCTGCCAGAGCATCTCGTGAGAACGAAAAGACTGCCAATGTTTGA